In the Clostridium cellulovorans 743B genome, ATTCAAGGTATAGGTGGTTTTCTTATTTCAGAAGAACTTTCTAAAGAATGCTCTTCTATATTCACTGGGGGAACTGGTAGTTCTTCATCAGAATTAACTCACCCGAGCATTTTGCCAGATAAATACGAACCAGGCACTTTAAATACCCCTGGTATAGTAAGCTTACTAGAAGGTATAAGATTTATAAATAATATTTCTTTACAAAAGATACATACCAAAGATTTAGAGTTAAGCGAAACCTTTTTAAAAGGTATGTCAAACTTAAAAAATTATAAAATCTATAGATCACCTACAATTAGTGAAAGCACACCTACAATTTCATTTACACACAACACTATTAATAATGAGGAATTAGCATTTTTATTAAGTAACGAGTTTAATATTAGTTGTAGAAGTGGTCTTCACTGTGCACCACTAGCACATAAAACTATAGGAACCTATCCTAATGGAACAATAAGATTCAGTTTTTCTTACTTTAATACTACTGAGGAAATAAATGAATCCTTAAGTATTTTAGAATATCTTGATAAAAAGGGGGTATAACATATATGCACGATTTTGTAACTAAATTAGAAAAGTCACTAATTTTCTTCATACTGTTTACAATCGTCTTTATCACGATATTTGGAACGATCCAGTATACGCTGCCATTTGTCCTTGCTTTTCTATTTTCTCTTCTTCTAAAAAGACCAACTAAATATTTAATTGAAAAAGGAAAACTAAAAACATCACTAGCTGCATTTATTACTACTACAATTTTTTGTATTGTAGTTATTGGACTAATCCTTCTATCAATAAATTATCTCATCTCTGAATTGAAAAGTTTAACTTATAATGTGACAGATATAGTAACCGTAAATTTTGATTATATTCGCAAATGGTTTAATGATCTAGTTGATTCTTATAACAATTTAGATCCAACTTTATTAGATGCAATAAATAAGAACCTTGCTTCTCAAAGTTCAAAACTTTCAAATTATGCAGTATCTTTATCTAGTAGTGTTGTCTCTTATTTATTTGGAATTATTTCTTCGCTACCTACTTTATTAACACTTATACTATTTACTATATTCTCGACTTACTTTATTACAAAAGATATCGTAAGCAAAGATTTGACTTCAAAGTATAAAAATATGCCAAATAGAAATTTAATCACAAAGCTTTTAGAAAACAGTAAGAACATGTTAGGTAAATATTTGTTAGCATATATATTCTTATTATTTATGACCTTCTGTGAAAATTTAATTGGCTTTTCTCTGTTAGGCGTTGATTACGCGTTCTTATTATCATTACTTTGTGGTGTATTAGATTTATTACCTATAGTTGGTATGATCATTGTATATATTCCTCTTATTTTAACTTATTTACTACAAGGTAATTGGATAATGGTAATTGCTTTACTTTTCTTATATACATTTGTGATGCTAATAAGGCAAGTATTAGAACCAAAACTCTTATCTAGTACATTGAAGATACATCCAGTAGCTTCATTAGCAGCTATATTTATCGGATTAAAAGCTTATGGCTTTCTAGGTATGTTTTACTGTATAATGCTATTAGTTTTTTATAATATTTTTAGAGAAACAGAAATAATTTAGTATAAAAACCTCCTAATTGGATACAATTAAGATAAGGAGGTTTTTTATGTGCATTTCTATCAATTCAGTAGATTCTAAATCTGCAGCAGTATTTAACGAGAAATTATATGATAAGGTATTTCATGCACTAATTGAAGACAAGCAATTAGTAATCCTTTGTATAGGTACAGACCGTTCTACTGGAGATTCTTTAGGACCTTTAGTCGGTTATAAGTTAAGTAATACACCTATAAAAAATATAACCTTATTTGGTACTCTGGCAACTCCAGTACATGCTAAAAATCTATGCGAAACAATAAATGAAATAAAATCAAGATTTCCTAATCCTTATATTATCGCTATAGATGCATGTTTAGGTAATGTTGAGAGTGTCGGTACAGTTTGTTTGAAAGATAAGCCTCTCGCTCCAGGAGCCGCTCTAAAGAAATCTCTTCCCCCTGTAGGAGATATTAGCATTACGGGAGTAGTAAACATAAGTGGCTATATGGAATTTTTAGTCCTTCAAAACACTCGTTTATACGTAGTAATGAATCTATGTGAAATTATTTGTCGTTCTCTTTATCAATCTATAACTAGAGCCCAAAGAGATGTCAGATTACTAAAGAATGATAATGTTTTTAAAAATACTCTTAGATAAATTAAAAAGGCAAAAGAATTTTTATAATTCTTTTGCCTCTTTTTATTTATCTTTTATATTTCCTTGTTCATTAGCAATAGCCATCCTCAAAGTTTCTTTTTCTTCATCTGATAGATCATATCTTGAAATACCCATATCAATAGGTTTTGCATATATAGTACTTTCTTGTCTTCCAAATATACTTGTTATTATAATACCATCATTATTACTATCTAAAAGTGCTAAAGAAAAACTTAAGTCGCTTCCGACATTATCAAAAGCTCTATATCTCTTAATTCCAACTTTTTGAACACATTTTTCAAGTTTGTTTTGTATTTCTCCATATTTTTTTGATAATTCTTCATTAAAATTATTTACTTCGTCAATTTTATCCATATAGTCCGTAATAGTCTTTTCGATGTTTTGTCCATCATATCCTCTAAAAACCTTCTTCTGTCTTCTTTTCAACTTGCTTAAGGATATAAACAACACTATTATTGAAATTAGTAATACTAGTATTGTTCCTATCATTGCTAAAATGATTAAATTTGTATTTTCTGATATCCAATTCAAAAAATTTTCCAAGACCTTCACCCTTTCTTGATAGTAATGTTTCACGTGAAACATTGTTATTCCGTCAAATGTAATAATTCAAGCAATCTATCCAAATCTTCTAACGAATAATATTGTATTTCAATCTTTCCTTTATTATCTTTTTTATTTGTAATTGCTACTTTTGTATCAAAATAATTTTGTAATCTACCTTCTAAATCTTTTATATGAGGATTTTTTTCATAATTTTTTTCAATTTCAACTTCTTCTTTCTTAGTTTTAAAATCCTTAATAATATTTTCAATTTCTCTAACACTTAATCTTTTATCAATTATCATTTGTGCCAATTCATATTGTTTATTCAAATCCTCTATACCAAGAATAGCTCTTCCATGGCCTTCTGATATTATACCTTCCATCAAATATTCTTGAACTCTCACATCCAAAGCTAACAATCTCATTATATTGCTAATGGCTGTTCTTGATTTACCTATTCTTTCTGATAGTTGCTCTTGTGTAAGGTCAAAATCATTTAATAACTTTTTATATGCAATAGCTTCTTCTATTGGATTCAAATCTTCTCTTTGTATATTTTCAATCAAGGATACTTCTAATACAGACTTGTCGTCTAAATCCATAATAACTGCAGGTACTTCTTTAATAGCTGCTAATTTGCAAGCTCTCCATCTTCTTTCACCAGCAACTATTGTATATGTTCCATCAAAGTTTTGTTTTAAAACTAAAGGTTGTATTACTCCATATTCTTTTATCGACTTAGCTAACTCTCCAATTTTTTCATCATCAAAAGATTTTCGTGGTTGTTCAGAGTTTGCTTTAATTTTATTAATTCCTATCAAATTTACAGTTTTAGAATTACTTACTTCATCTATTATTTCTTCTTCTGGTATTAATGCGCCTAAACCTTTACCAAGCCCTCTTTTTCTGCTCATCTTATTTTACCTCCTGTCTCTTAATAAATTCTTTAGTTAGATCTTCATAACTTTCTGCTCCTTTACACTTGTCATCATAAAGCATAATTGGAAGACCAAAGCTTGGCGCTTCTGCTAATCTTATATTTCTTGGAATTGTTGACTCAAATACCTTATCTCCAAAGTATTTTTTCACTTCAACAGAAACTTCATTACAAAGCTTTGTTCGATTATCATACATTGTCAAAATTACGCCTTCTACACTCAATTCTTTATTTAATGACTTTTTTACTAACTGAATTGTATTAACTAATTGAGATACACCTTCTAATGCATAATATTCACACTGAATTGGTATAAGTACGCTTGTAGATGCACTTAATGCATTTAATGTCAGCAATCCCAATGATGGAGGACAATCTATGAAAACAAACTCAAAATTCTGATCATTCTTATTTACCTTCTCCCTTAATATCTTTTCACGATTTTTAATATCGATCATTTCAATTTCTGCTCCTGCTAATTCTATAGTAGAAGGAACAATATATAAGTTTTCAATCAATTCGCTTTTTATCATAGCTTCTTCTAAAGATATATCATCAGTTAAAAGATGATAAGAAGAAATTTCTACTTTCTTTTTGTCTATCCCTAATCCACTAGTACTATTTCCTTGTGGGTCTATATCTATAATTAAGACTTTATGTCCGTTAACGGCTAAATATGCTGCTAAATTAATATTGGTCGTTGTCTTACCAACTCCACCTTTTTGATTAAAAACACTTATAACTTTCATTTGCACTCCCCCTCATCTAATGTATAACTTAATCTTTGAATTTGATTTAATTAACCCTACAGTTTCTATTATAAACATATTAGGCAATAATAGAAATATATATTACTCAAAAAAATGAAAATCTCTTAGAGGGGTAAACTCTAAGAGATACAAATAAGGAGATATATAACAATATTTCATACGAAATATTATTAACTAGTTATTTTTAGGGATTCTAACAGTAACCTCTATGAAGTCATCTGCATCTTTTGATTTATATTTTGCATCAATTCCAAACTTATCAAAAACTTGCTTAATGGTATTAATATATAACTTTGAATTCATTGAATTAGTTCGAATCCTCTTTTTACCATCTTTTCCTATGTCATTAATGAAATTAAGTTCTTTTTCTATTAATAATTCAGTTTCTTTAACATTTAAGTTCTTTTTTATCACAGTATCTAATACCTTTATCTGAGCTTCCAATGTTGGAAGCTTTAATAAAGCTCTTGCATGTCTTTCAGTTAGGTTATTATCAATAAGTTGTTTTCTAATTTCATTATCTAACTTTAGTAATCTTAGCTTGTTTGCAATTGTAGATTGTTTTTTTCCTATTTCTTTTGCTAATTGTTCTTGTGTATATGAATGTTCCTTTATTAAATTATAGAATGCCTCTGCTTCTTCTAAGTAATTTAGATCTTCTCTTTGAAGATTTTCTAATAATGCTATTGCAGCGGATTCTTTATCATCTACGTCAACAATAATAACTGGTACTTCACCTAAGCCAGCCTTTTTAGCTGCTCTCAATCTTCTTTCTCCAGCTACTAGCTCATATCTATTTTCTCCAAGCCTTCTAACAGATAAAGGTTGGATTATTCCAAATATACTTATAGATTGGGCTAATTCATTTATACCTACTTCATCAAAGAATTTTCTTGGTTGATATAAATTTGGTACTATTTCATATGGAGAAACATAGTATACAGTGTTTTGCATAAAACCATCCCTCTTGTTTTCCTAACTTTATAGTTTCTAGGAATTATCTTAATTTCCTTCTTTTTTTATTGAATTTTTTTCGACATTATTAATTAATATAAAAATGTTTCACGTGAAACATTTTTATATTAATGGTTTCTTAGTAATATTCCCTGCATTTCTTGGATAAATCTTAGGAGTATCCTTAACCTTTTTTATAATAACAAGATTATGACGCAAGTCAGTTCCTTCAACTTCAACAGGTAATATTTCTTCTAACTTACCACCTAAAATCCCAATAGCTTTCTTTGCTTGTTTAATTTCCTCTTCTACAGCTGGTCCCTTTAGTGCTATAAAATATCCATTATTCTTTACATATGGTATACATAGTTCTGATAAAACAGTTAGGTTTGCTACAGCTCTTGAAACTGCACCATCAAACTGACCTCTATGTTCTTCTTTTCTTGAAAACTCTTCTGCTCTTCCATGTATTGCATCGATATTATTAATTCCTAATTCACTTATAACTGTATTCAAAAAATTAACCCTTTTATTTAAAGAATCTAATAATGTTACCTTTATATCTGGGTTAACTATTTTTATTGGTAGACCTGGAAAACCAGCACCTGTACCAACATCAATAATATTATTCATCTTTGATAATGGAGAAAATCTAAAAATCTTAATACTATCAATAAAATGTTTTTTTATGATTTCTTCATCTTCAGTAATGGCTGTTAAATTTATTTTTTCATTCCACTCTTTAAGTAAATTCTTATATTTAATAAACTGATTATATTTTATTTCATCAAACATCAAACCTTCGTTCTCAGCTGACTTTTTCATTATTTCATAAAATTCCAAGGTTAGCCTCCTGTGGCATGTAAATATATTTTATAATAATATATTTTATGTATTATTATAAATTTTCATCATTTAAGTTACGCCAAAGTT is a window encoding:
- a CDS encoding DUF4446 family protein, with protein sequence MENFLNWISENTNLIILAMIGTILVLLISIIVLFISLSKLKRRQKKVFRGYDGQNIEKTITDYMDKIDEVNNFNEELSKKYGEIQNKLEKCVQKVGIKRYRAFDNVGSDLSFSLALLDSNNDGIIITSIFGRQESTIYAKPIDMGISRYDLSDEEKETLRMAIANEQGNIKDK
- a CDS encoding ParA family protein: MKVISVFNQKGGVGKTTTNINLAAYLAVNGHKVLIIDIDPQGNSTSGLGIDKKKVEISSYHLLTDDISLEEAMIKSELIENLYIVPSTIELAGAEIEMIDIKNREKILREKVNKNDQNFEFVFIDCPPSLGLLTLNALSASTSVLIPIQCEYYALEGVSQLVNTIQLVKKSLNKELSVEGVILTMYDNRTKLCNEVSVEVKKYFGDKVFESTIPRNIRLAEAPSFGLPIMLYDDKCKGAESYEDLTKEFIKRQEVK
- a CDS encoding ParB/RepB/Spo0J family partition protein, whose product is MSRKRGLGKGLGALIPEEEIIDEVSNSKTVNLIGINKIKANSEQPRKSFDDEKIGELAKSIKEYGVIQPLVLKQNFDGTYTIVAGERRWRACKLAAIKEVPAVIMDLDDKSVLEVSLIENIQREDLNPIEEAIAYKKLLNDFDLTQEQLSERIGKSRTAISNIMRLLALDVRVQEYLMEGIISEGHGRAILGIEDLNKQYELAQMIIDKRLSVREIENIIKDFKTKKEEVEIEKNYEKNPHIKDLEGRLQNYFDTKVAITNKKDNKGKIEIQYYSLEDLDRLLELLHLTE
- the rsmG gene encoding 16S rRNA (guanine(527)-N(7))-methyltransferase RsmG encodes the protein MEFYEIMKKSAENEGLMFDEIKYNQFIKYKNLLKEWNEKINLTAITEDEEIIKKHFIDSIKIFRFSPLSKMNNIIDVGTGAGFPGLPIKIVNPDIKVTLLDSLNKRVNFLNTVISELGINNIDAIHGRAEEFSRKEEHRGQFDGAVSRAVANLTVLSELCIPYVKNNGYFIALKGPAVEEEIKQAKKAIGILGGKLEEILPVEVEGTDLRHNLVIIKKVKDTPKIYPRNAGNITKKPLI
- the ytvI gene encoding sporulation integral membrane protein YtvI; this translates as MHDFVTKLEKSLIFFILFTIVFITIFGTIQYTLPFVLAFLFSLLLKRPTKYLIEKGKLKTSLAAFITTTIFCIVVIGLILLSINYLISELKSLTYNVTDIVTVNFDYIRKWFNDLVDSYNNLDPTLLDAINKNLASQSSKLSNYAVSLSSSVVSYLFGIISSLPTLLTLILFTIFSTYFITKDIVSKDLTSKYKNMPNRNLITKLLENSKNMLGKYLLAYIFLLFMTFCENLIGFSLLGVDYAFLLSLLCGVLDLLPIVGMIIVYIPLILTYLLQGNWIMVIALLFLYTFVMLIRQVLEPKLLSSTLKIHPVASLAAIFIGLKAYGFLGMFYCIMLLVFYNIFRETEII
- the noc gene encoding nucleoid occlusion protein; translated protein: MQNTVYYVSPYEIVPNLYQPRKFFDEVGINELAQSISIFGIIQPLSVRRLGENRYELVAGERRLRAAKKAGLGEVPVIIVDVDDKESAAIALLENLQREDLNYLEEAEAFYNLIKEHSYTQEQLAKEIGKKQSTIANKLRLLKLDNEIRKQLIDNNLTERHARALLKLPTLEAQIKVLDTVIKKNLNVKETELLIEKELNFINDIGKDGKKRIRTNSMNSKLYINTIKQVFDKFGIDAKYKSKDADDFIEVTVRIPKNN
- the yyaC gene encoding spore protease YyaC, which encodes MCISINSVDSKSAAVFNEKLYDKVFHALIEDKQLVILCIGTDRSTGDSLGPLVGYKLSNTPIKNITLFGTLATPVHAKNLCETINEIKSRFPNPYIIAIDACLGNVESVGTVCLKDKPLAPGAALKKSLPPVGDISITGVVNISGYMEFLVLQNTRLYVVMNLCEIICRSLYQSITRAQRDVRLLKNDNVFKNTLR